One genomic segment of Catalinimonas alkaloidigena includes these proteins:
- a CDS encoding UDP-glucose--hexose-1-phosphate uridylyltransferase produces MDFDLKEHPHRRYNPLTGEHVLVSPHRMKRPWQGQVEKLDEEKRPEYDPKCYLCPGNSRAGGEQNPQYESTFVFTNDFAALKEDVPGGSEEKGNLLRAQSEKGICRVICFSPRHDLTLPQMEVAEIVKVVELWQKEFEELGSHPEINYVQIFENKGQMMGCSNPHPHGQIWAQSTVPMEPVLEGKHQGDYLQKNGSSLLEDYVKLELEEKERIVLENEHFVAVVPFWAVWPFETMIISKRHLQNILQFTGEEKLAYAEILKKLTILYDNLFETSFPYSAGIHQAPTDGLEHTEWHFHHHFYPPLLRSATVKKFMVGYEMLGDPQRDITAESSAERLRNLPKGHYK; encoded by the coding sequence ATGGATTTTGACTTAAAAGAGCATCCACATAGAAGGTATAATCCGCTCACTGGTGAGCATGTACTGGTCTCGCCCCACCGCATGAAGCGCCCCTGGCAGGGACAGGTAGAGAAGCTGGATGAGGAAAAGCGGCCGGAATATGATCCTAAATGTTATCTCTGTCCGGGCAACAGCAGAGCAGGAGGTGAGCAAAATCCGCAGTACGAAAGTACTTTTGTATTTACTAACGACTTTGCCGCGCTCAAAGAAGATGTGCCTGGCGGTAGTGAAGAGAAAGGCAATCTGCTCAGAGCGCAAAGTGAAAAAGGCATATGTAGGGTAATCTGCTTCTCTCCACGCCACGACCTCACACTGCCCCAGATGGAAGTTGCTGAAATCGTAAAAGTAGTGGAACTGTGGCAAAAGGAATTTGAGGAGTTGGGAAGCCATCCTGAGATCAATTACGTGCAGATTTTTGAGAACAAAGGACAGATGATGGGCTGTAGCAATCCACATCCCCACGGGCAAATCTGGGCACAAAGTACCGTGCCTATGGAGCCGGTGCTGGAAGGCAAGCATCAGGGAGATTATCTGCAAAAAAATGGCAGCAGTCTGCTGGAAGATTATGTGAAGCTGGAACTGGAAGAAAAGGAACGCATTGTGCTGGAAAATGAGCATTTTGTAGCCGTAGTTCCTTTCTGGGCGGTCTGGCCCTTTGAGACCATGATCATCAGCAAGCGTCATCTGCAAAATATATTACAGTTTACGGGAGAAGAAAAGCTGGCATATGCTGAGATACTGAAAAAGCTCACCATTTTGTACGACAATCTTTTTGAGACCTCTTTTCCCTATTCCGCGGGTATTCACCAGGCTCCTACCGATGGCTTGGAGCACACGGAATGGCATTTTCACCATCACTTTTATCCGCCACTGTTACGCTCCGCTACGGTCAAAAAATTTATGGTGGGCTACGAAATGCTGGGCGACCCCCAGCGCGATATCACCGCTGAGTCCAGCGCAGAAAGATTGAGGAATTTGCCGAAGGGGCATTATAAATAG
- a CDS encoding galactokinase gives MDASIIRNKFLELYEKEPSLVRSPGRVNLIGEHTDYNEGFVLPAAINKDMIFALAPNDHSRCRVYSYDMRESVDFDPEAFQRSEHAWVNYILGIIDQLQKQGLSVGGFDCVFGGDIPRGAGMSSSAALECGLATALNHVFALGLDRLSIAKLSQKSENEYVGVQCGIMDQFANLFGQRHQVIKLDCRSLEYEMIPFKISGHKIVLLDTNISHSLASSEYNTRRQQCEEGVQRLKEQELDIKSLRDVDMDMLTRFRTMMDEVVYRRCRYVVEENARVEEACRLLQNDDLSGFGQKMYESHEGLSKAYEVSCEELDFLVEQTRDDENVLGARMMGGGFGGCTINLVKEEALAEMTMDIEQEYQQKFRRELKVYIGDIVNGTEVMKND, from the coding sequence ATGGATGCTTCCATTATTAGAAACAAATTTTTAGAACTCTATGAGAAAGAGCCAAGCCTGGTGCGTTCCCCGGGCAGGGTCAACCTTATAGGAGAACATACTGATTATAATGAGGGTTTTGTGCTTCCGGCAGCCATCAACAAGGACATGATCTTTGCCCTGGCACCCAACGACCACTCCCGTTGCCGGGTATATTCATATGATATGCGGGAAAGTGTAGACTTTGATCCGGAAGCCTTTCAGCGCTCTGAACATGCCTGGGTCAATTACATTCTGGGAATTATTGACCAGCTGCAAAAGCAGGGCCTGTCTGTAGGAGGTTTTGACTGTGTATTTGGAGGAGATATTCCTCGAGGAGCAGGGATGTCCTCTTCTGCAGCGCTGGAATGTGGCCTGGCTACCGCGCTTAACCACGTGTTTGCATTGGGCCTTGATAGACTAAGTATTGCCAAGCTATCCCAAAAGTCAGAGAATGAGTATGTGGGCGTACAATGCGGTATCATGGACCAGTTTGCCAATTTATTTGGTCAGCGTCATCAGGTAATCAAGCTGGATTGCCGCTCCCTGGAGTATGAGATGATTCCCTTCAAGATCAGCGGACACAAAATAGTATTGCTGGATACCAATATCAGTCATTCCCTGGCTTCTTCAGAATACAATACCCGCCGGCAGCAGTGTGAAGAAGGTGTGCAGCGCCTGAAGGAGCAGGAGTTGGATATCAAAAGCCTGCGCGATGTGGATATGGATATGCTCACCCGTTTTCGTACTATGATGGATGAAGTAGTATATCGCCGCTGTCGTTATGTGGTTGAAGAAAATGCCAGAGTAGAAGAAGCCTGCCGCTTGCTTCAAAATGATGACTTGTCAGGCTTTGGGCAAAAAATGTATGAGTCGCATGAGGGGCTGAGCAAAGCATATGAAGTAAGCTGCGAAGAGCTGGATTTTCTGGTAGAACAGACCCGCGATGATGAGAACGTGCTGGGAGCCCGCATGATGGGAGGCGGCTTTGGCGGTTGTACTATTAATCTGGTAAAAGAGGAAGCCCTGGCTGAAATGACCATGGACATAGAGCAGGAGTACCAGCAAAAGTTTCGTCGTGAACTGAAAGTGTATATCGGCGATATTGTCAACGGAACAGAAGTAATGAAGAATGACTAA